In Sesamum indicum cultivar Zhongzhi No. 13 unplaced genomic scaffold, S_indicum_v1.0 scaffold00120, whole genome shotgun sequence, a single window of DNA contains:
- the LOC105179053 gene encoding protein FMP32, mitochondrial isoform X2, with translation MAAATRRLAVLFGIQLCAPNRFVSRPISDLANSNGKRLFLVDTLALVRRLEAHGVPSKQAEAITAALTEVLNDSLENVSYSFVSKAEMQKSEMTQESNLSKFKTEVKSSQGHHFSLLQHETEKLKSDIEKMRSELRYEIDKVTAGQRLDLNLEKGKFMNCGHNWKQQNTMLLSIA, from the exons ATGGCCGCCGCGACTCGTCGGCTGGCCGTGCTGTTCGGAATCCAGTTGTGTGCCCCCAACCGCTTCGTCTCCAGACCCATCTCCGACCTCGCTAATTCCAACGGCAAACGCCTCTTCCTCGTCGACACTTTGGCCCTT GTGAGAAGATTAGAAGCGCATGGCGTGCCGTCGAAGCAAGCCGAGGCCATAACGGCTGCTTTGACGGAAGTTTTGAATGACAGCTTGGAGAATGTTTCTTATTCCTTTGTTTCCAAAGCTGAAATGCAGAAA AGTGAGATGACACAGGAATCCAATTTGTCGAAATTCAAAACTGAAGTTAAAAGTTCTCAG GGGCACCATTTTTCTTTACTGCAACATGAGACAGAAAAACTCAAGAGTGACATAGAGAAGATGCGTAGTGAGCTAAG GTATGAAATCGACAAAGTCACAGCAGGGCAGCGTCTGGATCTTAATCTTGAAAAGGG GAAATTCATGAATTGCGGGCACAACTGGAAGCAGCAAAATACGATGTTATTAAGTATTGCATAG
- the LOC105179054 gene encoding cytochrome P450 84A1-like: MIDKKMITLLQALEAKPFLIFFIIPLLFLFVLSRRSYRRKPYPPGPKGWPVIGNMPIMDQLTHRGLAKLAKQYGGVFHLRMGFLHMVAISSPDAARQVLQVHDNIFSNRPANIAISYLTYDRADMAFAHYGPFWRQMRKLCVMKLFSRKRAESWDSVRDEVDGMIRAVTENTGRAVNIGELVFGLTKNIIYRAAFGSSSHEDQDEFIRILQEFSKLFGAFNIADFIPWLGWMDPQGLNKRMAKARASLDGFIDSIIDDHMQKKKSASDETVVVDADMVDELLAFYSDEAKVSESEDLHNSIKLTRNNIKAIIMDVMFGGTETVASAIEWAMAELMRSPEDLKKVQEELTNVVGLARNVEEPDFDKLIYLRCCLKEVLRLHPPIPLLLHETAEDATVSGYHIPAKSRVMINAWAIGRDESSWEDAEEFKPARFLRDGVPDFKGSNFEFIPFGSGRRSCPGMQLGLYALEMAVAHLLHCFTWELPDGMKPNELDMSDVFGLTAPRAERLVAVPRPRLLCQLY; this comes from the exons ATGATCgacaagaaaatgataacTCTACTCCAAGCTCTCGAGGCTAAACCCTTTTTGATCTTCTTCATAATCCCTCTACTTTTCTTGTTCGTTCTATCCAGAAGATCATATCGACGTAAACCCTATCCGCCGGGCCCCAAGGGATGGCCCGTCATTGGCAACATGCCGATAATGGATCAACTAACTCACCGCGGCCTGGCCAAGCTCGCCAAGCAATACGGCGGCGTCTTCCACCTCCGCATGGGTTTCCTCCACATGGTCGCCATATCCAGCCCCGACGCCGCCCGACAGGTTCTCCAAGTCCACGACAACATATTCTCCAACAGGCCCGCAAATATTGCCATCAGTTACTTAACCTACGACAGAGCTGATATGGCGTTCGCTCATTACGGGCCCTTCTGGCGCCAGATGCGTAAGCTCTGCGTCATGAAGCTCTTTAGTCGCAAACGGGCCGAATCCTGGGACTCAGTCAGGGATGAAGTCGACGGCATGATTCGGGCCGTGACGGAGAACACTGGCAGAGCGGTGAACATCGGTGAACTCGTGTTTGGGCTCACTAAGAACATCATATACCGGGCCGCTTTCGGATCGAGCTCCCACGAGGACCAAGATGAGTTCATCAGGATCTTGCAGGAGTTTTCCAAGCTGTTTGGTGCTTTTAACATTGCGGATTTCATACCGTGGTTGGGTTGGATGGATCCACAGGGCCTGAATAAGAGGATGGCCAAGGCCCGGGCTTCGCTGGATGGATTCATTGACAGCATTATAGATGATCATATGCAGAAAAAGAAGTCAGCAAGTGATGAGACCGTCGTGGTCGATGCAGATATGGTGGATGAACTGTTGGCTTTTTATAGTGATGAGGCCAAAGTTTCGGAGTCGGAGGATTTGCACAACTCCATCAAACTCACCAGGAATAACATTAAAGCCATTATCATG GACGTAATGTTTGGTGGTACTGAGACTGTAGCATCCGCCATCGAGTGGGCCATGGCGGAGCTGATGAGAAGTCCAGAAGACCTCAAGAAGGTCCAAGAAGAGCTCACCAATGTAGTCGGCCTGGCCCGCAATGTCGAAGAGCCCGACTTCGACAAACTAATTTACCTCCGCTGCTGCCTCAAAGAGGTCCTCCGCCTCCACCCCCCCATCCCCCTCCTCCTCCACGAGACAGCCGAGGACGCCACCGTCTCCGGCTACCACATCCCCGCCAAATCACGCGTCATGATTAACGCGTGGGCCATTGGCCGGGACGAGAGCTCATGGGAAGACGCCGAGGAATTCAAACCCGCCCGTTTTCTCAGAGACGGTGTCCCCGATTTCAAGGGAAGCAACTTCGAGTTCATCCCATTCGGGTCGGGTCGGAGATCCTGCCCCGGCATGCAACTGGGCCTCTATGCCCTGGAGATGGCGGTGGCGCATCTTCTCCATTGTTTTACGTGGGAACTGCCCGATGGAATGAAACCAAATGAGTTGGACATGAGTGATGTGTTTGGGCTCACCGCGCCGCGGGCGGAGAGGCTGGTGGCGGTGCCAAGGCCACGGCTGCTCTGCCAACTTTACTGA
- the LOC105179055 gene encoding GATA transcription factor 5-like, producing the protein MLYPTHHHPFLFSFNPFSHSSLSSHPLSSSLQLQGMECVQGAWVSGFGSEMTPKTVAFMDDFFAGPSAGASGEDLFVDQLLDFSNDFSETEEQTQQVQEPEENEQDKKKTCSVSQEQQSPPENSAISAKGDFGSLPESELSVPAEGLESLEWLSHFVEDSFSDYSLTGKLPPKPAEKRPEPENTVQVQPCFTTPIQTKARTKRARTGVRVWPVLSPSFAESSTSSSSSTSSTTSLSPQNPWAVQSQTGESFLGKPLDKKHRKKPADASAGSGGGAGQPRRCSHCGVTKTPQWRAGPLGSKTLCNACGVRYKSGRLLPEYRPACSPTFSSELHSNNHRKVLEMRRKKEVETEAAGLAPPVQSF; encoded by the exons ATGCTTTACCCAACTCACCACCACCCTTTTCTCTTCTCATTCAACCCTTTTTCCCACTCTTCTTTATCCTCTCATCctctttcctcttctcttcaGCTTCAG GGAATGGAGTGCGTGCAGGGGGCTTGGGTGAGCGGGTTCGGGTCCGAGATGACACCAAAGACGGTCGCCTTTATGGATGACTTCTTTGCTGGCCCCAGCGCCGGCGCTTCCGGGGAGGACTTGTTTGTTGACCAACTCCTCGACTTCTCTAATGACTTCTCCGAAACGGAAGAACAGACGCAGCAAGTGCAAGAACCGGAGGAGAACGAACAGGACAAGAAAAAGACTTGCTCTGTTTCACAAGAACAACAATCACCGCCGGAGAATAGTGCTATTTCAGCAAAAGGCGATTTTGGCTCTCTTCCTGAAAGTGAATTAAGCGTTCCA GCGGAGGGCTTGGAGAGTTTGGAGTGGTTATCTCATTTCGTGGAAGACTCATTTTCTGATTACTCGCTCACCGGAAAATTACCACCGAAACCGGCGGAGAAGCGACCGGAACCGGAGAATACGGTCCAGGTACAACCCTGTTTCACAACTCCAATTCAAACCAAGGCCCGAACCAAGAGGGCCCGAACAGGGGTCCGGGTTTGGCCGGTTTTGTCGCCTTCATTTGCCGAGTCTTCCACCTCATCCTCATCTTCAACCTCCTCTACGACGTCGTTGTCGCCGCAGAATCCCTGGGCGGTTCAGAGCCAGACCGGGGAGTCCTTTCTGGGAAAGCCGCTGGACAAGAAGCATAGAAAGAAACCGGCTGACGCCTCCGCCGGCAGCGGGGGTGGGGCTGGGCAGCCTAGAAGATGCAGCCATTGTGGAGTGACGAAGACCCCGCAGTGGCGGGCCGGGCCGCTGGGTTCGAAAACACTTTGTAATGCTTGTGGGGTGAGGTATAAGTCGGGTCGGCTTCTACCCGAATACAGACCCGCTTGCAGCCCGACTTTCTCGAGCGAGTTGCATTCAAACAACCACCGGAAAGTTTTGGAGATGCGGCGCAAAAAGGAAGTGGAGACGGAAGCAGCCGGTCTGGCCCCACCGGTCCAGAGTTTTTGA
- the LOC105179053 gene encoding protein FMP32, mitochondrial isoform X1 translates to MAAATRRLAVLFGIQLCAPNRFVSRPISDLANSNGKRLFLVDTLALVRRLEAHGVPSKQAEAITAALTEVLNDSLENVSYSFVSKAEMQKSEMTQESNLSKFKTEVKSSQGHHFSLLQHETEKLKSDIEKMRSELRYEIDKVTAGQRLDLNLEKGRIRDELNNQNQETTNLTNKLDREIHELRAQLEAAKYDVIKYCIGTLASVSAVGLAAIRILM, encoded by the exons ATGGCCGCCGCGACTCGTCGGCTGGCCGTGCTGTTCGGAATCCAGTTGTGTGCCCCCAACCGCTTCGTCTCCAGACCCATCTCCGACCTCGCTAATTCCAACGGCAAACGCCTCTTCCTCGTCGACACTTTGGCCCTT GTGAGAAGATTAGAAGCGCATGGCGTGCCGTCGAAGCAAGCCGAGGCCATAACGGCTGCTTTGACGGAAGTTTTGAATGACAGCTTGGAGAATGTTTCTTATTCCTTTGTTTCCAAAGCTGAAATGCAGAAA AGTGAGATGACACAGGAATCCAATTTGTCGAAATTCAAAACTGAAGTTAAAAGTTCTCAG GGGCACCATTTTTCTTTACTGCAACATGAGACAGAAAAACTCAAGAGTGACATAGAGAAGATGCGTAGTGAGCTAAG GTATGAAATCGACAAAGTCACAGCAGGGCAGCGTCTGGATCTTAATCTTGAAAAGGG GAGAATTAGGGATGAGCTTAAcaatcaaaatcaagaaacaactAACCTCACTAACAAACTTGATCGA GAAATTCATGAATTGCGGGCACAACTGGAAGCAGCAAAATACGATGTTATTAAGTATTGCATAGGTACGCTTGCCTCCGTTTCTGCTGTTGGTCTGGCGGCAATCCGCATTCTGATGTAA
- the LOC105179052 gene encoding LOW QUALITY PROTEIN: transmembrane and coiled-coil domain-containing protein 4 (The sequence of the model RefSeq protein was modified relative to this genomic sequence to represent the inferred CDS: inserted 2 bases in 1 codon) has product MSSSTSMLTPKQKYAAGALFALALHQVQIHQTLPLGFLPSAPDQRVFSAIDSSTDSVSEDPHLWAHQSSGLLRPVFKFLEIDNKEWAGLEETATHSSADRRHVGAFLRQLMDESGDMSSEAAEKEVSVANGIDAMSLGMQKTPAEFDSKKEKQREYEQACREKFPAPETISEAKSEERNIXXXXVXIAEQAQGTPMLESVGKQMEEAPMLSYPRRVTVLYQLLSACLADTPEDNKKSTKRRKGYDARHRVALRLLAAWFDIKWMKMEAIETVVACSAMALLKEEESKEQGGSPESTWGKWKRGGIIGAAALTGGTLMAITGGLAAPAIAAGFGALAPTLGTIIPVIGASGFAAVASAAGSVAGSVAVAASFGAAGAGLSGTKMARRIGGVDEFEFKAIGENHNQGRLAVEISVSGFIFEEEDFIRPWEEQHDKLERYALQWESQHLIAVSTAIQDWLTSSIAREVMKRGAMMTVLGTLTAALAWPATLLSLTDFIDSKWTIAIDRSDKAGKLLAEALLKGLQGHRPVTLVGFSLGARVIFRCLQFLAESEANAGIVEREVLLGAPVAIEDENWGATRKVVAGRYVNAYSTKDWMLGIAFRASLLTKGLAGIQPVEVPGIENVDVTDIIEGHSSYLWGSQLILDQLELDTHYPVFKQEVARS; this is encoded by the exons ATGTCATCATCAACGTCGATGCTGACGCCGAAGCAAAAATACGCGGCGGGGGCACTCTTTGCCTTGGCCCTGCACCAGGTCCAGATCCACCAGACTCTCCCTTTGGGCTTTCTCCCCTCCGCCCCCGACCAACGCGTCTTCAGTGCCATTGATAGCTCCACCGACTCCGTATCCGAAGATCCTCACCTCTGGGCGCATCAATCCTCCGGCCTCCTTCGCCCCGTCTTCAA gttTCTAGAGATTGATAACAAAGAGTGGGCTGGATTAGAGGAAACTGCCACACATTCATCTGCGGACCGGCGTCATGTTGGAGCG ttcCTAAGGCAACTTATGGATGAAAGTGGAGACATGTCATCAGAAGCTGCTGAAAAAGAAGTTTCTGTGGCAAATGGTATTGATGCTATGTCTTTGGGCATGCAAAAAACTCCTGCTGAGTTTGACTCCAAGAAGGAAAAACAACGGGAATATGAGCAGGCCTGTCGGGAGAAGTTTCCCGCTCCTGAGACGATTTCGGAAGCAAAATCTGAAGAACGGAATATACNNNNNNNNNNAGT TATTGCTGAGCAAGCCCAGGGAACACCCATGTTGGAATCAGTTGGAAAACAAATGGAAGAGGCACCAATGCTTAGTTACCCGAGAAGAGTGACAGTTCTGTATCAGCTTCTTTCAGCTTGTCTTGCAGATACCCCCGAAGACAATAAGAAATCTACCAAGAGAAGAAAGGGGTATGATGCCAGACATCGTGTGGCATTGAGGTTGCTAGCAGCCTGGTTTGATATAAAGTGGATGAAAATG GAAGCCATTGAAACGGTGGTTGCTTGTTCTGCAATGGCTCTTTTGAAGGAGGAGGAATCCAAAGAGCAAGGTGGATCTCCAGAAAGCACATGGGGTAAGTGGAAACGTGGAGGTATTATTGGTGCTGCTGCGTTAACTGGAGGTACCTTGATGGCAATTACTGGAG GTTTAGCTGCTCCAGCAATAGCTGCTGGATTTGGTGCTTTAGCACCTACACTGGGGACTATTATTCCTGTTATTGGAGCAAGTGGCTTTGCTGCTGTTGCTAGTGCTGCTGGAAGTGTTGCAGGTTCGGTTGCAGTTGCAGCTTCTTTTGGTG CCGCTGGAGCTGGACTTTCCGGGACCAAAATGGCTAGGAGAATTGGTGGTGTTGATGAATTTGAGTTCAAGGCTATAGGGGAAAATCATAACCAAGGA CGGCTCGCTGTTGAGATCTCTGTATCAGGGTTCATTTTTGAGGAAGAAGATTTTATTAGACCTTGGGAAGAACAACATGATAAATTGGAAAG GTATGCACTGCAGTGGGAATCCCAGCATCTAATTGCTGTAAGCACTGCTATTCAAGACTGGCTTACTTCAA GCATTGCCAGGGAAGTGATGAAGCGAGGTGCTATGATGACTGTATTAGGCACTCTTACGGCGGCACTGGCTTGGCCAGCAACATTACTTTCTCTTACTGATTTTATTGATAGCAAATGGACAATTGCAATTGACAG GTCTGATAAGGCAGGAAAACTGCTTGCAGAAGCATTACTGAAAGGGTTGCAAGGGCATAG GCCTGTGACTCTCGTAGGTTTCTCACTTGGAGCAAGGGTGATCTTCAGGTGCCTCCAGTTTTTGGCTGAAAGTGAAGCTAATG CTGGAATTGTGGAAAGAGAGGTTCTTCTTGGAGCTCCTGTGGCAATTGAAGATGAGAACTGGGGAGCTACTCGAAAG GTAGTAGCTGGGAGATACGTGAATGCCTATTCTACAAAGGATTGGATGCTTGGAATTGCATTTCGTGCCAG TCTTCTCACCAAAGGATTGGCAGGAATTCAGCCAGTCGAAGTGCCTGGGATTGAAAAC GTTGACGTGACTGATATTATTGAGGGTCATTCCTCTTACCTCTGGGGCAGCCAACTCATCCTAGATCAGCTTGAGCTGGATACTCATTATCCTGTTTTCAAACAAGAAGTAGCCAGATCATAG